Proteins found in one Tolumonas lignilytica genomic segment:
- a CDS encoding NUDIX hydrolase, with amino-acid sequence MLLKANYGSLSWGLPGGALEPGETIHDALLRECQEELNTAVMVDALTGVYYHSAYNSQAFIFRCLLPDTSAIQLSHEHTEWQFWDINKLSTVQQLRISDCLNYSGVVVSRKF; translated from the coding sequence TTGCTCCTGAAAGCAAATTATGGCTCGTTGTCATGGGGATTACCTGGTGGTGCATTAGAACCGGGAGAAACCATTCATGATGCCCTCCTCCGTGAATGTCAGGAAGAACTGAATACAGCGGTGATGGTGGACGCACTGACTGGTGTGTACTACCACTCCGCATACAACTCGCAAGCATTCATTTTTCGTTGTCTGTTACCGGATACATCGGCCATTCAGTTAAGCCATGAACATACCGAATGGCAGTTCTGGGACATTAATAAACTCAGTACGGTACAGCAGCTACGTATTAGTGATTGTCTGAATTACTCGGGTGTAGTGGTCAGCAGGAAATTTTAG
- a CDS encoding Fic family protein: MWIWQQPEWPDFDWDQTVIAPLLREAHFNQGLLLGRMSLKNQQQATLDTLLANIVHSSAIEGEKLNAFSVRSSLANKLGIKEEQQYPTTEQTNGLAEMMIDAITQLDQPLSLARILCWHELLFPVGYTLFNPVQGGVLRGETPMQVVSGRIDKPTVHFEAPPRDILETELQHFIRWFNDSRSDAELDPLLRAAITHLWFVTLHPLDDGNGRITRLLTDLALAQGEKLSIRFYAMSVSILAHKKSYYEILEQTQKREMNITPWLVWFLTTLNDTLLGSMRMIEQTVAKTNFWRNVDQTKLSTEQVRVLNRLLDGDFESGINSSQYQKVAKVSRATATRHLAHLVELGCLSKTDAGGRSTRYVIRNS; encoded by the coding sequence ATGTGGATCTGGCAACAACCAGAATGGCCTGATTTTGATTGGGACCAGACTGTAATCGCTCCATTGTTACGCGAAGCTCATTTCAATCAAGGTTTGTTACTGGGCCGAATGAGTTTAAAAAACCAGCAACAAGCAACGCTCGATACACTTCTAGCTAATATCGTTCATTCAAGCGCTATTGAAGGCGAAAAGCTCAATGCTTTCTCTGTTCGTTCGTCTCTTGCAAATAAATTAGGGATCAAGGAAGAACAGCAATATCCCACAACAGAACAAACCAACGGTTTAGCTGAAATGATGATTGATGCCATCACCCAGCTCGATCAACCTTTATCTCTTGCACGCATATTGTGTTGGCATGAATTGCTATTCCCTGTTGGCTATACCTTATTTAATCCAGTTCAGGGTGGAGTCTTGCGCGGTGAAACACCGATGCAGGTTGTTTCTGGTCGGATTGATAAACCAACAGTTCATTTTGAAGCACCTCCCAGAGACATCCTTGAAACGGAATTACAGCATTTCATTCGATGGTTTAATGATTCACGATCCGATGCTGAATTAGATCCATTACTTCGTGCTGCTATCACACATTTGTGGTTTGTAACATTACATCCGCTTGATGATGGGAATGGTCGCATTACACGACTTTTAACTGATTTGGCACTGGCACAAGGTGAAAAATTATCGATCCGTTTTTATGCAATGTCGGTCAGTATTCTTGCGCATAAGAAGTCGTATTACGAAATCTTAGAGCAGACTCAAAAGAGAGAAATGAACATTACTCCTTGGCTCGTCTGGTTTCTGACAACACTGAATGATACGCTGCTAGGTTCAATGCGAATGATTGAACAAACCGTTGCTAAAACTAATTTTTGGCGCAATGTCGATCAAACCAAATTATCAACAGAACAAGTTCGGGTACTAAACCGTTTGCTGGATGGTGACTTCGAGTCTGGCATCAACAGCAGTCAATACCAGAAGGTCGCTAAAGTCAGCCGAGCTACTGCAACACGTCATCTAGCTCATTTAGTTGAACTCGGTTGCTTATCTAAAACTGATGCAGGTGGTCGCAGCACTCGGTACGTCATTCGGAACTCATGA
- a CDS encoding isochorismatase family protein translates to MNILVVIDMQKALFDVPRFNSGSVISNINKLIEATRTSGGKVIHVQHNGDETEGLEPYSSGWQILNEIDHQSEDVFIQKTICDSFYETELENVIDGLVPDQVIFCGCATDFCVDTTIRAAVSHELPVVVASDAHTTADRPHLNAEEIIKHHNWMWKNLIVSAGEIVVDETDSILETFSFQYH, encoded by the coding sequence ATGAATATCTTAGTTGTTATTGATATGCAAAAAGCCCTTTTCGACGTTCCCCGTTTCAACTCTGGATCGGTAATTTCAAACATCAATAAATTGATTGAAGCAACTCGAACTTCTGGTGGAAAAGTCATTCATGTTCAACACAATGGTGATGAAACGGAAGGTTTGGAACCGTACAGCAGCGGATGGCAGATCCTGAATGAAATAGATCATCAGTCAGAAGATGTCTTCATACAAAAAACAATTTGCGATTCGTTTTATGAAACTGAATTAGAGAATGTAATTGATGGTTTAGTCCCTGATCAGGTCATTTTCTGCGGTTGTGCCACAGATTTTTGTGTTGATACCACAATCCGTGCAGCAGTCAGTCATGAACTACCAGTTGTTGTTGCTTCTGATGCGCATACCACGGCTGATAGACCACATCTTAATGCTGAAGAGATCATCAAACATCACAATTGGATGTGGAAAAACTTGATTGTATCGGCGGGTGAGATTGTTGTTGATGAAACGGATTCAATATTAGAAACGTTTAGTTTCCAGTATCACTAG
- a CDS encoding GIY-YIG nuclease family protein: MSEELLPVEDKKLKKYYVYELVDPMTNEVFYVGKGQEYRVEQHEIEAKNEEANSKKIKKIHDITQQGYEVIKRIIGRFDEENEAFSVEATLIHWVYGKNNLTNIAGGHGCDSIRPYGDNSIIEGIDIPPRERSNNGEYSNVEKNKIIENDIENFMVNVKNELERKLNLEFSEIRIDQSRFTEIYHEINGLKITVFSNNSKTRKLKLEVRPLTSKKEHVKNVINLCEKQSVIKIKNAGKYALIPSQKPTQDIDDICLYFNVVKEIIINIS; this comes from the coding sequence GTGTCTGAAGAATTATTACCTGTCGAAGATAAAAAGTTAAAAAAATATTATGTATATGAATTGGTCGATCCTATGACAAATGAGGTCTTCTATGTTGGGAAAGGTCAAGAGTATAGAGTTGAACAACATGAGATCGAAGCTAAAAATGAAGAGGCTAACTCTAAAAAAATAAAAAAAATTCACGACATAACACAGCAGGGATACGAAGTAATAAAAAGAATAATCGGTCGCTTTGATGAAGAGAACGAAGCTTTTTCTGTCGAAGCAACACTAATTCATTGGGTTTATGGTAAAAATAATCTGACAAACATTGCAGGTGGTCATGGCTGTGATTCGATTAGACCGTATGGTGATAATTCAATTATTGAAGGGATTGATATACCGCCAAGAGAGCGATCAAATAACGGAGAATACTCAAACGTTGAAAAAAATAAAATAATTGAAAATGATATTGAAAATTTTATGGTTAACGTGAAAAATGAGTTGGAAAGAAAACTGAATCTGGAATTTTCAGAAATTAGAATTGATCAATCAAGATTTACTGAAATCTATCACGAAATAAATGGGCTGAAAATTACTGTATTCTCTAATAACTCAAAAACAAGAAAGTTAAAGTTAGAAGTGCGACCATTAACATCAAAAAAAGAGCATGTTAAAAATGTAATAAATTTGTGTGAAAAGCAGTCAGTTATTAAGATAAAAAATGCAGGTAAATATGCTTTAATCCCATCGCAAAAGCCAACGCAAGATATCGATGATATATGCCTATACTTTAATGTGGTTAAAGAGATAATTATCAACATATCTTAG
- a CDS encoding tetratricopeptide repeat protein: MIPNPDLSAFIDFKEIENNIKRTKMDEEYISQLLELANNGNVDAQFYLAQEYLRDSKFNSTTKSQEMAFDWYIKAAENGHIEAQEKLALLFKDNGNIEKAIYWYTKSAQFSSKSQYELALIYSNPESNFIDFDLAFFWCKKASDTNLASGELFCYDTHSMFLMSKFYEHGIGTPVNFEKAFIWCHNAASNGNKDARLDLPRLFNDGIKVEKKLKQYEYWKIYKSYLFKP; encoded by the coding sequence ATGATCCCAAATCCAGATCTGTCAGCTTTTATTGATTTTAAAGAAATAGAAAACAATATAAAAAGAACAAAGATGGATGAGGAGTATATCTCTCAACTACTTGAACTTGCTAATAATGGAAATGTAGATGCTCAATTTTATCTTGCCCAAGAGTATCTTCGTGATTCAAAATTTAATTCTACAACCAAATCTCAAGAAATGGCATTTGATTGGTATATTAAAGCAGCAGAAAATGGACATATAGAGGCACAAGAAAAATTAGCTTTATTATTTAAAGATAATGGCAACATTGAGAAAGCAATATATTGGTATACAAAATCAGCTCAATTTAGTTCCAAAAGCCAATATGAATTAGCGTTAATATATTCCAACCCAGAGTCTAACTTTATAGATTTTGATTTGGCATTTTTTTGGTGTAAAAAAGCTAGTGATACGAATTTAGCATCCGGGGAATTATTTTGTTATGACACGCATTCGATGTTTTTAATGTCGAAATTTTATGAACATGGAATTGGCACACCCGTTAACTTTGAAAAGGCATTTATTTGGTGCCACAACGCAGCCTCAAATGGAAATAAAGACGCGAGATTAGACTTACCTCGATTATTTAATGACGGCATTAAGGTTGAAAAAAAACTTAAGCAATATGAATATTGGAAAATATATAAATCATATTTATTCAAGCCATAG
- a CDS encoding helix-turn-helix transcriptional regulator, giving the protein MTVEKIKPKLSELSQVQQERLAHIDFTLYFKGEANRNSVTERFGVAPSVATQDFARYREFAPDNAVYDEKRRMHVKSSSFKPLFDYDVNRTLSTLSQGFGDGFMGNIKTVISCVSPFRLNKPDLSLVATISEAIYQKRPIKITYTSIENGPSERVVVPHTIVDNGIRWHFRAFDRKRNGFRDFVITRVDSAILETTEVFAHECILEDKQWQRIVELELIPHPSIEFPQTIMKDYGMVDGVLKIELRAPFAGYLLNLWQVDCSSEPESKFTGKLLALRNHHALYGVEHAILAPGWKVLS; this is encoded by the coding sequence ATGACTGTAGAAAAAATCAAACCTAAGCTCTCTGAACTGAGCCAGGTACAACAAGAACGACTAGCTCATATTGATTTCACTTTGTATTTTAAGGGTGAAGCCAACCGAAACTCGGTGACAGAACGATTTGGTGTCGCACCTTCAGTCGCCACTCAGGATTTTGCAAGATATCGGGAATTTGCACCTGACAACGCCGTATATGATGAAAAACGTCGAATGCATGTGAAGAGTTCATCTTTCAAACCCCTGTTTGATTATGATGTGAATAGAACGCTTTCCACATTAAGTCAGGGATTCGGTGATGGTTTTATGGGGAATATTAAAACTGTTATTTCCTGTGTTTCTCCATTTCGATTGAACAAGCCTGATTTGTCGCTAGTCGCGACAATTTCTGAAGCCATTTATCAGAAACGACCTATCAAAATCACATACACATCTATCGAAAATGGTCCTTCTGAAAGGGTTGTAGTACCACATACGATTGTCGATAACGGGATCCGTTGGCATTTCCGGGCCTTTGATCGCAAAAGAAATGGTTTCAGAGATTTCGTGATCACTCGTGTTGATTCTGCAATTTTGGAAACAACGGAGGTATTTGCTCATGAATGCATTCTTGAAGACAAGCAATGGCAGAGGATTGTCGAACTAGAATTGATCCCCCACCCTTCGATTGAGTTTCCTCAGACAATCATGAAAGATTACGGCATGGTTGATGGTGTTTTGAAAATCGAGCTACGAGCACCATTCGCAGGATATCTATTGAATTTATGGCAGGTGGATTGTTCATCAGAACCTGAATCCAAGTTTACAGGGAAACTATTGGCACTTAGAAATCACCACGCATTATATGGTGTCGAACATGCCATCTTAGCCCCTGGGTGGAAGGTACTTAGTTAA
- a CDS encoding Piwi domain-containing protein: MSMELGLNALQLSKNINGTTVHAYKVIYDKKDENKNPTQLIRSVASAIGKPNHFPLVTNLGHDLIVTLAPLDDLIVDTPWLVACLELHGQLELDANIPLHNGALQRLVNQDLAKAAYQLAFNKSGTIEYLNQAGTVAIREKSPSERVRFKATFLDVFKTIELDPQVLPDGTVIIGLQLAHGLIAKSGISLQWVIDHRPKWLEVIKRVRHRYQSADRGKIVAEFDSVQTELNGSSILPSLGKSLYEYHATKGEIKGDLLEETKTSTVVKVKYGSKNVCDHAACLLEPVFDFESLSNIDPDTLNRLARDLKWPMEERIREGFKLIDGLALPNFSSRLVKLEPDLLQQLRLNISHIQLQFNRGQSNSEKDVLRFGAYAQMTRNMIVPVVVGETADMGLAQKVFNDVFNTLSRINPSQLPNIAPSYPMQICDADELEMRLQKKCPDNAILLIGLAPGADKRAIRDVAFSNKLATQFFKLDHKPNVYQQSSYAGNIAAGLFSKGGGQICKISNMPGNSELFIGLDMAGTTVRTPGFAFLFTHEGTQLGWQLADKQIGEKMSDAELTDLLTQAAKAYKKEMGEQPKRMTLHRDGKFYETLEVVESFELATGIKVDVLEVLKSGAPAIYRRTSVYDPDKKIIQKCFTNPEAGDAFVINENEIIISTYSGAELGKMDSLMSVRSLRLRKRHGDTDLKTLAEQVLYLSRIHGASLYRHPRLPVTTHHADRFSKLRKEVRVESLAQMDRLCPVYL; this comes from the coding sequence ATGTCGATGGAGTTAGGGCTCAATGCGTTACAACTGAGTAAAAATATCAACGGAACCACGGTTCATGCTTACAAAGTCATCTATGACAAAAAGGATGAAAATAAGAATCCAACTCAGTTGATCCGCTCTGTTGCTTCAGCGATTGGAAAGCCCAACCATTTTCCGCTAGTGACAAATTTAGGGCATGACTTAATTGTTACTCTAGCACCATTAGACGATTTAATTGTGGATACACCATGGCTTGTTGCGTGCTTAGAACTCCATGGGCAGCTTGAATTAGATGCTAATATCCCACTTCATAATGGTGCCTTGCAGCGATTGGTCAATCAAGACCTAGCCAAAGCCGCATATCAGTTAGCATTTAACAAAAGTGGAACTATTGAATATCTGAACCAGGCAGGTACAGTCGCAATAAGGGAAAAGTCACCATCTGAACGAGTCCGCTTCAAAGCTACATTTCTTGATGTCTTTAAAACGATTGAATTAGATCCCCAAGTATTACCAGATGGTACAGTAATTATAGGGCTCCAATTAGCACATGGATTGATCGCTAAATCTGGTATATCACTACAATGGGTGATTGATCATCGTCCCAAATGGTTAGAGGTGATAAAAAGAGTTAGGCATAGATATCAAAGTGCAGATCGTGGAAAGATTGTCGCTGAATTTGATTCAGTACAGACCGAGCTTAATGGTTCGAGCATCTTGCCCTCCTTAGGCAAATCTTTATATGAATACCATGCAACGAAAGGCGAAATAAAAGGAGATCTGCTTGAAGAGACCAAGACCTCCACAGTGGTCAAGGTGAAATATGGTAGCAAGAATGTATGTGACCATGCCGCTTGTCTGCTTGAGCCGGTATTCGATTTTGAGAGCTTGAGCAATATCGACCCAGATACATTAAACCGATTGGCCAGAGATTTAAAATGGCCCATGGAGGAGCGGATCCGTGAAGGCTTTAAACTGATCGACGGCTTAGCACTTCCGAACTTTTCATCCCGTCTTGTAAAACTAGAACCTGATCTATTACAACAGTTAAGGCTGAATATCAGCCACATTCAATTGCAATTCAATCGTGGGCAGTCGAATAGCGAAAAAGATGTACTGCGATTTGGCGCTTATGCCCAGATGACTAGAAACATGATTGTTCCTGTCGTTGTCGGTGAAACTGCTGATATGGGTTTGGCTCAGAAAGTCTTCAATGATGTTTTCAATACCTTATCCCGAATTAATCCGTCACAACTGCCTAATATTGCACCAAGTTACCCAATGCAAATCTGTGATGCTGATGAATTAGAAATGCGCTTACAGAAAAAATGTCCTGATAATGCAATTTTATTGATCGGATTAGCTCCAGGAGCTGATAAACGTGCCATACGTGATGTGGCATTTAGTAACAAACTTGCCACCCAATTTTTCAAATTAGACCATAAGCCTAACGTCTATCAGCAAAGCTCATATGCTGGGAATATTGCAGCCGGTCTATTTAGTAAGGGGGGAGGGCAAATTTGTAAAATCAGTAATATGCCGGGTAATAGTGAGTTATTTATCGGTTTAGATATGGCCGGTACAACAGTCAGAACACCGGGTTTTGCCTTCTTATTTACTCATGAGGGTACACAACTTGGCTGGCAATTAGCTGATAAGCAAATCGGTGAAAAAATGAGTGATGCAGAGTTGACTGATTTACTGACCCAAGCCGCAAAAGCTTATAAAAAAGAGATGGGTGAACAACCTAAACGAATGACATTACATCGGGATGGCAAGTTTTACGAGACTCTAGAGGTCGTTGAATCATTTGAATTGGCAACCGGTATTAAAGTTGACGTATTAGAAGTGTTGAAAAGCGGAGCTCCCGCTATTTATCGACGCACTTCGGTTTATGATCCTGACAAGAAAATTATCCAAAAATGTTTCACCAACCCGGAAGCAGGTGATGCATTTGTCATCAATGAAAATGAAATTATCATTTCCACTTATAGCGGTGCTGAGCTAGGGAAAATGGACTCATTGATGAGTGTACGTTCGTTACGTTTGCGGAAACGTCATGGTGATACCGACCTAAAAACACTCGCAGAACAGGTTTTATATTTAAGCCGTATACACGGAGCATCATTGTACCGACATCCACGTTTACCGGTTACAACACATCATGCAGATCGATTCAGTAAATTAAGAAAAGAAGTCCGGGTTGAGTCACTGGCCCAAATGGATCGGCTCTGTCCGGTGTATTTATAA